From the Hymenobacter yonginensis genome, one window contains:
- a CDS encoding patatin-like phospholipase family protein has protein sequence MRYRFLLFWLLGSLPALAQPAAQPAARPVYRNLVMEGGGIRGVAYGGALEELERQGVLAGLQRVGGTSAGAIQAALLAVGYSPREIIDVVNNTPIQRFNDGRFMFIGGSHRLTKQFGWYRGDALTENIRQLVARKTGKPDLTLAGLHQLAQQQPGRYLDLYTTGTNLTQQRVQVFSHETNPTLRVADAVRISMSIPLYFRAVLLDARGNVIQGKPEKGQPVQVLVDGGLLANYPVELFDYPRYLPTQLSASTKPDAEGRVYNPETLGLRLDRAEQIACDTLPTGRQELAPYDINGFGSYIGALYNLTEETLNPTRAQDWSRTISINTEGFAPKIKRMPDADKQRLMASGRKGVQAFFGR, from the coding sequence ATGCGCTACCGATTCCTGTTGTTCTGGCTGCTGGGCAGCCTGCCCGCACTGGCACAGCCCGCGGCCCAGCCGGCGGCCCGGCCCGTGTATCGTAATCTGGTGATGGAAGGCGGCGGTATCCGGGGCGTGGCCTACGGGGGGGCGCTGGAAGAGCTGGAGCGGCAGGGCGTGCTGGCGGGGTTGCAGCGGGTCGGTGGCACTTCGGCCGGGGCCATTCAGGCGGCGCTGCTGGCCGTGGGCTACTCGCCCCGCGAAATCATCGACGTAGTCAATAACACGCCCATCCAGCGCTTCAACGACGGCCGGTTTATGTTCATCGGGGGCAGCCACCGCCTCACCAAGCAGTTTGGCTGGTACCGCGGCGACGCCCTCACGGAGAACATCCGGCAGCTGGTGGCCCGCAAAACCGGCAAACCCGACCTGACGTTGGCCGGCCTGCACCAGTTGGCTCAGCAGCAGCCCGGCCGCTACCTCGACCTCTACACCACCGGCACCAACCTCACCCAACAGCGCGTGCAGGTGTTCAGCCACGAAACCAACCCCACCCTGCGCGTAGCCGACGCCGTGCGCATCAGCATGAGCATTCCGCTCTACTTCCGGGCCGTGCTGCTCGATGCCCGCGGCAACGTCATCCAGGGCAAGCCCGAGAAAGGCCAGCCCGTGCAGGTGCTGGTAGATGGCGGCCTGCTGGCCAACTACCCCGTGGAACTGTTCGACTACCCGCGTTACCTGCCCACCCAGCTTTCCGCCTCCACCAAGCCCGACGCCGAAGGCCGCGTGTATAACCCCGAAACCCTGGGTCTGCGCCTCGACCGGGCCGAGCAGATTGCCTGCGATACGCTGCCCACCGGCCGCCAGGAGCTGGCCCCCTACGATATCAACGGCTTCGGCAGCTACATCGGGGCCCTGTACAACCTCACCGAGGAAACCCTCAACCCCACCCGCGCCCAGGACTGGAGCCGCACCATCAGCATCAACACCGAAGGCTTCGCCCCCAAAATCAAGCGCATGCCCGACGCCGACAAGCAGCGCCTGATGGCCAGCGGCCGGAAGGGCGTGCAGGCGTTTTTCGGGCGGTAG
- a CDS encoding helix-turn-helix domain-containing protein: MASSSVAIPILSGRAYHQLFFQGEGRSLAPVPSGTTTIEHFEIHRRDDFRYKCKDTIEANRLDFYLVFIVTGGEGIHTFGAETHYVRENMLCFIGPHTITSWQTTVPDHQGYFCAFSEDFFNADRADKGLLRSLPFFRVGGGASTLQLEPAQTRYFLELMQHMEADYQAGAAEHAPLLRAQLQLLLQRAYALYHHASPRAEQRHSAGVQLTNAFLALLDADFARLPLRQTTVAHYADRLHVSPNHLHDMVRAHTGRSAGAVVQALLVRTATAYLVGTAVPVAEVARLLGFASAAYFARFFRRHTGQSPSAVRAGGVVAGLGGFDSVESAGSSVKPTQPPGALSVL; the protein is encoded by the coding sequence ATGGCTTCTTCTTCCGTGGCAATTCCGATACTGTCCGGGCGGGCGTACCACCAGCTGTTTTTTCAGGGCGAAGGCCGCTCGTTGGCGCCTGTACCCAGTGGAACCACCACCATCGAGCATTTCGAGATTCACCGGCGCGACGACTTCCGCTACAAGTGCAAGGATACCATTGAGGCCAATCGCCTCGATTTTTACCTGGTGTTCATCGTCACGGGCGGGGAAGGCATCCACACTTTCGGGGCCGAAACCCATTACGTGCGCGAAAACATGCTCTGCTTTATCGGGCCGCACACCATCACCAGCTGGCAAACCACCGTGCCCGACCACCAGGGCTACTTCTGCGCCTTCTCGGAGGATTTCTTCAATGCAGACCGCGCCGACAAGGGCCTGCTGCGCAGCCTGCCGTTTTTCCGGGTGGGCGGCGGGGCCAGCACGCTGCAGCTGGAGCCCGCGCAGACGCGCTACTTCCTGGAGCTGATGCAGCACATGGAGGCCGACTACCAAGCCGGGGCCGCCGAGCACGCGCCGCTGCTGCGGGCCCAGCTTCAATTGCTGCTGCAGCGCGCCTACGCCCTTTACCACCACGCCAGCCCCCGGGCCGAGCAGCGCCACTCGGCGGGTGTGCAGCTCACCAATGCCTTCCTGGCCCTGCTCGACGCCGATTTCGCCCGCCTGCCCCTGCGCCAGACCACCGTGGCCCACTACGCCGACCGCCTGCACGTGAGCCCTAACCACCTGCATGATATGGTGCGCGCCCACACCGGCCGCTCGGCCGGGGCCGTGGTGCAGGCTCTGCTGGTGCGCACGGCCACGGCTTACCTAGTGGGCACGGCAGTGCCGGTGGCGGAAGTAGCCCGGTTGCTGGGCTTTGCCAGCGCGGCCTACTTTGCTCGGTTTTTCCGTCGCCACACCGGCCAGAGCCCGTCGGCGGTGCGGGCCGGCGGAGTGGTGGCGGGGCTGGGGGGCTTCGATTCCGTGGAAAGTGCTGGTAGTTCCGTGAAACCGACTCAACCGCCGGGCGCGCTTTCCGTGTTGTAG
- a CDS encoding SDR family NAD(P)-dependent oxidoreductase, with the protein MDLQLTDKTVLITASTGGIGLEMARTFAREGARVIVNGRTAASVEQAISQLRQEFPAAQLLPLAADNGTLEGTAQTLAQYPEVDVLINNLGIYEATDFFDTTDEAWQRLFEVNILSGVRLSRHYLRGMLGRGTGRILFISSESALNPAPEMAHYSATKMMQLSVARSLAEMTKGTGVTVNALLPGSTHTPGVEEFIRQVFPEETDYPTAERRFMAENRPTSLIGRLIQPREIADFAAFVASPLAAAINGASLRVDGGLVRSAV; encoded by the coding sequence ATGGACTTACAGCTCACCGACAAAACCGTCCTCATCACCGCCTCCACCGGCGGCATCGGCCTGGAAATGGCCCGCACCTTTGCCCGCGAGGGCGCCCGCGTGATTGTGAACGGGCGTACGGCGGCCAGCGTGGAACAGGCCATCAGCCAGCTACGGCAGGAGTTTCCGGCGGCCCAGCTGCTGCCCCTGGCCGCCGACAACGGCACGCTGGAAGGCACCGCCCAGACGCTGGCCCAGTACCCCGAGGTGGACGTGCTCATCAACAACCTGGGCATCTACGAGGCCACCGACTTCTTCGACACCACCGACGAGGCCTGGCAGCGGCTGTTTGAAGTGAACATCCTGAGCGGAGTGCGCCTGAGCCGCCACTACCTGCGCGGCATGCTCGGGCGCGGCACCGGCCGCATCCTGTTCATCAGCAGCGAATCAGCCCTGAACCCGGCCCCGGAAATGGCCCACTATAGCGCCACCAAGATGATGCAGCTCTCCGTAGCCCGCAGCCTGGCTGAAATGACGAAAGGCACGGGCGTGACGGTGAATGCGCTGCTGCCCGGCTCCACCCACACGCCCGGCGTGGAGGAATTCATCCGCCAGGTATTCCCCGAAGAAACCGACTACCCCACCGCCGAGCGGCGCTTCATGGCCGAAAACCGCCCCACCTCCCTCATCGGCCGCCTCATCCAGCCCCGCGAAATTGCCGATTTCGCCGCCTTCGTGGCCAGCCCGCTGGCGGCGGCCATCAACGGGGCCAGCCTGCGCGTAGATGGCGGCCTAGTGCGCAGCGCCGTGTAG
- a CDS encoding HNH endonuclease, whose protein sequence is MERPAVWRMVKEAVEAHSGKASRREIKEYIHTKWQNVKDHTIICQIQLLTVNHNSRIHWSENQRPRLTNSNSEYDLFFEDNDKTLHCYVPNRHGIWEIHKIGDEKFSIRLFKPESVSHNDEEAEFHEGTPYQIIQTQYERNPNARAACLKHYGHSCCVCNFNFTSYYGKIGEYFIHVHHLNKISDIKKHHSIDPIKDLRPVCPNCHAMLHTSNPPLSIEDLQTIIIERAQ, encoded by the coding sequence ATGGAAAGACCTGCAGTATGGAGAATGGTTAAAGAGGCCGTGGAGGCACACAGCGGTAAAGCAAGTCGAAGAGAAATAAAAGAATACATACACACTAAGTGGCAAAACGTAAAAGACCACACAATTATTTGCCAGATTCAACTTCTGACAGTTAATCATAATTCAAGAATACATTGGTCTGAAAATCAGCGCCCCCGACTGACTAATTCAAATTCTGAATATGATTTATTTTTTGAAGACAATGACAAGACATTGCATTGTTATGTCCCCAATAGACATGGCATTTGGGAAATTCACAAAATTGGTGATGAAAAATTTTCTATAAGGTTGTTCAAACCAGAATCAGTATCGCATAATGATGAGGAAGCCGAATTCCATGAAGGCACGCCTTACCAAATTATACAAACTCAGTATGAGAGAAACCCAAATGCACGAGCTGCATGTTTAAAGCATTATGGACATTCTTGTTGTGTTTGCAATTTTAATTTCACAAGTTATTATGGTAAAATTGGAGAATACTTTATTCATGTTCACCATTTAAATAAAATATCAGATATCAAGAAACATCACTCAATTGATCCGATAAAAGACTTGAGACCAGTATGCCCAAACTGCCATGCTATGCTTCACACATCAAACCCACCTTTGTCTATTGAAGATTTGCAGACAATAATTATAGAAAGAGCACAATAG
- a CDS encoding acyl-CoA thioesterase, with protein MARIKVNLPETFRFSSTLAVRITDLNYGAHLGNDSLLGLLHEARVQFLLHLGRPEVDRATGRGHIMADVAIEYKGEAFHADTLRVDMAVADPHKYGFDIVYQVWNQEQREIARAKTGMLAFDYTTRKLLPLTEAELTHLAG; from the coding sequence ATGGCCCGCATCAAAGTAAATCTACCGGAAACTTTCCGCTTTTCCAGCACCCTCGCCGTGCGCATCACCGACCTCAACTACGGCGCCCATCTCGGCAACGATTCGCTGCTGGGGCTGCTCCACGAGGCCCGCGTGCAGTTTCTGCTGCACCTGGGCCGCCCCGAGGTCGACCGCGCCACCGGCCGCGGCCACATCATGGCCGACGTGGCCATCGAGTACAAAGGCGAGGCCTTCCACGCCGATACGCTGCGCGTGGATATGGCCGTGGCCGACCCGCACAAGTATGGCTTCGACATCGTGTACCAGGTCTGGAACCAGGAGCAGCGCGAAATTGCGCGGGCCAAAACCGGCATGCTTGCCTTCGACTACACCACCCGCAAGCTGCTGCCCCTCACCGAGGCCGAGCTAACCCATCTGGCGGGCTGA
- the rlmN gene encoding 23S rRNA (adenine(2503)-C(2))-methyltransferase RlmN, whose protein sequence is MIDLPVVSKRDIRKLTPDELKTFMVEHGEKPFRAKQVSEWLWKNTAGTFEEMNNISLATRELLAKHFVINGVQVQNQQLSNDGTIKSAFRLFDGNIVEGVLIPHDTRMTACISSQVGCSLTCKFCATGYMDRKRNLDAAEIYDQVVRIREQCEAQYGTPLTNIVYMGMGEPLLNYANVVKSIERITAPDGLNMAPRRITVSTAGIAKMIKKLADDGVKANLALSLHAPNDTKRNEIMPINEANSLASLEDALKHYHQVTGRKVTYEYIVFESFNDTLQDAEELLQITKWIPCKVNLIEYNPIENADYKNTGEVKLMAFLKYLADRGVQTNLRRSRGKDIDAACGQLAVKEKSEAA, encoded by the coding sequence ATGATTGACCTGCCCGTAGTTTCCAAGCGCGACATCCGCAAACTCACCCCCGACGAGCTCAAAACCTTTATGGTGGAGCACGGCGAAAAGCCCTTCCGCGCCAAGCAGGTGAGTGAGTGGCTCTGGAAGAACACGGCCGGCACGTTTGAGGAGATGAACAACATCAGCCTGGCCACCCGCGAGCTGCTGGCGAAGCACTTCGTCATCAACGGCGTGCAGGTGCAAAATCAGCAGCTCTCCAACGACGGCACCATCAAATCGGCGTTCCGGCTCTTCGACGGCAACATCGTGGAAGGCGTGCTCATCCCGCACGACACGCGCATGACGGCCTGCATCAGCTCGCAGGTGGGCTGCTCGCTCACGTGCAAGTTCTGCGCTACCGGCTACATGGACCGCAAGCGCAACCTCGACGCCGCCGAAATCTACGACCAGGTGGTGCGCATCCGCGAGCAGTGCGAGGCCCAGTACGGCACGCCGCTCACCAACATCGTGTACATGGGCATGGGCGAGCCGCTGCTCAACTACGCCAACGTGGTGAAAAGCATTGAGCGCATCACCGCCCCCGACGGTCTGAACATGGCCCCGCGCCGCATCACGGTCAGCACCGCCGGCATTGCCAAGATGATCAAGAAGCTGGCCGACGACGGCGTGAAGGCCAACCTGGCCCTGAGCCTGCACGCGCCCAACGACACCAAGCGCAACGAAATCATGCCCATCAACGAGGCCAACTCGCTGGCTTCGCTGGAAGACGCTCTCAAGCACTACCACCAAGTAACGGGCCGCAAGGTCACCTACGAGTACATTGTGTTCGAGAGCTTCAACGACACACTGCAGGACGCCGAGGAACTGCTCCAAATCACGAAGTGGATTCCGTGCAAGGTGAACCTCATCGAGTACAACCCCATCGAAAACGCCGACTACAAAAACACTGGCGAGGTGAAGCTCATGGCTTTCCTCAAGTACCTGGCCGACCGCGGCGTGCAAACCAACCTGCGCCGCAGCCGCGGCAAAGACATCGACGCCGCCTGCGGGCAGCTGGCCGTGAAGGAGAAGTCGGAGGCGGCGTAG
- a CDS encoding DUF6503 family protein, whose product MRFLLVAALAALPLAGFAQTSTTKPAKTPKGSYPAGQGFDAAGSDAKATQLADKVMLAMGGYPAWQQTRLLGWDFLDGSYQLWDKQTGDFRWQKDSTVAVYNLQSKKGKAFRNGRDISATPDGEKLLSRMYPIWVNNSWWLLMPFKLKDSGVTLTYKGAGKFMDGQPAEVLNMTFKNVGVTPDNKYEVLINPKTNLMEEWAYFPKATDAQPAFRRRWVGYQKFNGILLAADRTDGKDGRKLGHISAFSNVPAGVMQNPKPVEKL is encoded by the coding sequence ATGCGTTTTCTTCTTGTGGCCGCGCTGGCGGCTTTGCCCCTGGCCGGTTTCGCTCAGACTTCCACAACCAAGCCGGCCAAAACCCCGAAAGGCAGCTATCCGGCCGGCCAGGGCTTTGATGCAGCCGGCTCCGACGCCAAAGCCACGCAGCTGGCCGATAAGGTGATGCTGGCCATGGGCGGCTACCCGGCCTGGCAGCAGACCCGCCTGCTGGGCTGGGACTTCCTCGACGGCTCCTACCAGCTCTGGGACAAGCAGACCGGCGACTTCCGCTGGCAGAAAGACAGCACCGTGGCTGTGTATAACCTGCAAAGCAAAAAGGGCAAAGCCTTCCGCAACGGCCGCGACATTTCGGCCACCCCCGACGGCGAAAAGCTGCTCAGCCGCATGTACCCGATTTGGGTGAACAACTCGTGGTGGCTGCTGATGCCTTTCAAGCTCAAGGACTCGGGCGTGACGCTGACGTACAAGGGCGCGGGCAAGTTCATGGACGGGCAGCCGGCCGAGGTGCTCAACATGACCTTCAAGAACGTAGGCGTGACGCCCGACAACAAGTACGAAGTCCTCATCAACCCCAAAACCAACCTGATGGAGGAGTGGGCCTACTTCCCCAAAGCCACCGACGCCCAGCCTGCCTTCCGCCGCCGCTGGGTGGGCTACCAGAAATTCAACGGCATCCTGCTGGCCGCCGACCGCACCGACGGCAAAGACGGCCGCAAGCTGGGCCACATTTCGGCCTTCAGCAACGTGCCCGCCGGCGTGATGCAGAACCCCAAACCCGTAGAGAAGCTCTAG
- a CDS encoding DUF2157 domain-containing protein → MSRRVLETDGRDWVQRGIIAEEQRVQLLALYPAERPPLALLPLLGSLLILLSALSVVAANWQGLPEVVRLALLLGSLAGTYAAAEYFLRRQYESLGMGLLGLGLLLFGISILLTSQMYQLIGYDLSGLVAWAVAGVALTWVYGSRFLFILTVVIGGLVQGYNTGQLGAFSYLTAGLTAGGLGYYWWRRPDSVLGAVLASGLLWQAALLISHLHIKITWFFLPAMLLYAFGDWQPDRPAGRALQGPPLVAAFVFTLGLALFGESDIYAGRLRAPMLPYLAALGVVLALSAVGKQRRGRLGSLTDWLLLLPGFYFTGGLPLAVATLVVLYAYSGAVLWRAHQEQNPDRVTLGTVLFILTTAVAYFKLTWGFMDKSLFFLLGGGLLLGLSWWLRRRAARTFSTSEASKP, encoded by the coding sequence ATGAGTCGAAGAGTACTGGAAACCGACGGGCGGGACTGGGTGCAGCGGGGCATCATTGCGGAAGAGCAGCGCGTGCAGCTGCTGGCGCTGTACCCGGCCGAGCGGCCGCCCCTGGCGCTGCTGCCGCTGCTGGGCAGCCTCCTGATTCTGCTCAGCGCCCTGAGCGTGGTGGCGGCCAACTGGCAGGGCCTGCCCGAAGTGGTGCGGCTGGCGTTGCTGCTGGGCTCGTTGGCCGGCACCTACGCCGCCGCCGAGTACTTTCTGCGCCGCCAGTACGAGTCGTTGGGCATGGGGCTGCTGGGGCTGGGGCTGCTGCTGTTTGGCATCAGCATCCTACTCACCAGCCAGATGTACCAGCTCATTGGCTACGACCTGTCGGGGCTGGTGGCGTGGGCAGTGGCGGGCGTGGCCCTCACGTGGGTGTACGGCAGCCGGTTCCTGTTCATCCTGACCGTGGTGATTGGCGGGCTGGTGCAGGGCTACAACACCGGGCAGCTGGGGGCGTTCAGCTACCTCACGGCCGGCCTCACGGCGGGCGGGCTGGGGTACTACTGGTGGCGCCGCCCCGATTCGGTGCTGGGGGCGGTGTTGGCCTCGGGGCTACTCTGGCAGGCGGCGCTGCTCATCAGCCATTTGCACATCAAAATCACCTGGTTTTTCCTGCCGGCCATGCTGCTCTACGCTTTCGGCGACTGGCAGCCTGACCGGCCGGCCGGCCGCGCCCTGCAGGGGCCGCCGCTGGTAGCCGCGTTTGTGTTCACGCTGGGGCTGGCTTTGTTCGGCGAGTCGGACATCTATGCCGGGCGGCTGCGGGCGCCTATGCTGCCGTATCTGGCGGCGCTGGGAGTGGTACTGGCGCTGTCGGCAGTGGGCAAGCAGCGGCGCGGCCGCCTGGGCAGTCTCACCGACTGGCTGCTGCTGCTGCCGGGCTTCTATTTCACGGGCGGACTGCCGCTGGCCGTGGCCACGCTGGTGGTGCTGTACGCCTATTCCGGGGCCGTGCTCTGGCGCGCCCACCAGGAGCAAAACCCCGACCGGGTGACGCTGGGCACCGTGCTGTTCATCCTGACCACCGCCGTAGCCTACTTCAAGCTGACGTGGGGCTTCATGGATAAGTCGTTGTTTTTTCTGCTGGGCGGCGGGCTGCTGCTAGGTTTGAGCTGGTGGCTGCGCCGCCGGGCAGCGCGCACGTTTTCAACCTCTGAAGCTTCCAAGCCATGA
- a CDS encoding DUF3891 family protein, whose translation MIVNHTPAGWQIIYQQAHALLAAQLLHQWPPFLPLDQWVGLLAAAAQHDDEQADWTGHYGLTLAGAPANFTMKEFSLEQATRLMNAARFQGRWRSLLTSMHLSTLYESLRGEKPEIDQFLDEQLACQKTWRRELKLKKAEADQAYALLHWCDRLSLILCRQELPEMGRALEIHRGPDGYTHHVLRPTEDGPVQVQPWPFREPQLAVSVEASVLHQLQFRDDAELATALREAPIETLRWELAKG comes from the coding sequence ATGATTGTGAACCATACGCCCGCCGGCTGGCAGATTATCTACCAGCAGGCCCACGCGCTGCTGGCGGCCCAGCTACTGCACCAGTGGCCCCCGTTTCTGCCCCTCGACCAGTGGGTGGGCCTACTGGCCGCCGCCGCCCAGCACGACGACGAGCAGGCCGACTGGACCGGGCACTACGGCCTTACGCTCGCCGGGGCCCCGGCCAACTTCACCATGAAGGAATTCTCGCTGGAGCAGGCCACCCGCCTGATGAATGCGGCGCGGTTCCAGGGTCGCTGGCGCAGCCTGCTCACGAGTATGCACCTGAGCACGCTATATGAAAGTCTACGGGGCGAAAAGCCGGAAATCGACCAGTTCCTGGACGAGCAGCTGGCTTGTCAGAAAACCTGGCGGCGGGAGCTGAAACTCAAAAAGGCCGAGGCCGACCAGGCCTACGCCCTGCTGCACTGGTGCGACCGGCTCAGCCTAATTCTGTGCCGCCAGGAGCTGCCGGAAATGGGCCGGGCTCTGGAAATCCACCGCGGGCCCGACGGCTACACCCACCACGTGCTGCGCCCCACCGAGGACGGCCCCGTGCAGGTACAGCCCTGGCCCTTCCGCGAGCCGCAGCTTGCGGTGAGCGTGGAGGCCTCAGTGCTGCATCAGCTGCAGTTCCGGGATGATGCCGAGCTGGCCACGGCCCTGCGCGAAGCCCCCATCGAAACCCTGCGCTGGGAGCTGGCGAAAGGGTAA
- a CDS encoding YihY/virulence factor BrkB family protein, with translation MATHYKLSDVLNILKTTAGEFMVNNSFRHAAALSYYTIFSLPPLLLIVITVASSVYGSEAVTGQVYGQLRGFVGPDSAKFLQDSIAEFTKQQKSGLAAVIGIGTLIFAATTFFVTLQESINDIWNLKVKPRNGLWQFVRDRLLSFGLILSVALLLLISFVISAMLSVFTGYLQRLLPEVTVVIIHLVDFGLSLFITSLLFALIYRFLPDAIIRWRDVGVGAFITALLFMIGKYLIAAYISYAEPGSAFGAAGSAILLLLWVNYSSLIIFFGAEFTQEFADAFGQKVQPKAHAVRIETREVPKGESPEEISTGRPRAEGRWRA, from the coding sequence ATGGCTACCCATTACAAGCTTTCCGACGTCCTCAACATCCTCAAAACCACGGCCGGGGAGTTTATGGTCAACAACTCGTTCCGGCACGCGGCAGCGCTATCGTACTACACTATCTTCTCGCTGCCGCCGCTGCTGCTCATCGTCATTACGGTGGCCAGCTCGGTGTATGGTAGTGAAGCCGTCACGGGCCAGGTATACGGGCAGCTGCGCGGCTTCGTCGGGCCCGACTCGGCCAAATTTCTGCAGGATTCCATTGCCGAGTTCACCAAGCAGCAAAAGAGCGGGCTGGCCGCCGTTATCGGCATTGGCACGCTGATTTTTGCCGCCACCACGTTCTTCGTAACCCTGCAGGAAAGCATCAACGACATCTGGAACCTGAAGGTGAAGCCCCGCAACGGCCTCTGGCAGTTCGTGCGCGACCGGCTGCTGTCGTTCGGCCTGATTCTGAGCGTAGCCCTGCTGCTGCTGATTTCGTTTGTCATCAGCGCCATGCTGTCGGTGTTTACCGGCTACCTGCAGCGGCTGCTGCCCGAAGTCACGGTAGTCATCATCCACCTCGTCGATTTCGGCCTCTCGCTATTCATCACCTCCTTGCTGTTTGCTCTTATCTACCGGTTCCTGCCCGATGCCATCATCCGGTGGCGCGACGTGGGCGTGGGTGCCTTCATCACGGCCCTGCTGTTCATGATTGGCAAGTACCTGATTGCCGCCTACATCTCCTACGCCGAGCCGGGCTCGGCCTTTGGGGCGGCGGGCTCGGCCATTCTGCTGCTGCTGTGGGTGAACTACTCGTCGCTGATCATCTTCTTCGGGGCTGAGTTCACCCAGGAGTTTGCCGACGCCTTCGGGCAGAAAGTGCAGCCCAAAGCCCACGCCGTGCGCATCGAAACCCGCGAGGTGCCCAAAGGCGAAAGCCCAGAGGAAATCTCGACGGGCCGGCCCCGCGCCGAGGGCCGCTGGCGGGCCTAG
- the mnmD gene encoding tRNA (5-methylaminomethyl-2-thiouridine)(34)-methyltransferase MnmD: MLTPTVEVRTTADGSSTLYVPALDEHYHSTHGAIQEAQHVYLGAGLAPVMAAATGMVWVLEVGFGTGLNALLTLQYSLASPHPIFYDTIEKYPLPPAVIGQLGVERYVLNPELLDYHEQIHAAGWNTPVALTPQFALLKLAGELQHTPLAEDTYHVIYFDAFAPEKQPDMWTDDIFRQLYAATAPGGCLVSYCAKGSFKRSLQAAGWQVERIPGPPGKREMTRAWKRG; this comes from the coding sequence ATGCTCACCCCTACCGTAGAAGTCCGCACCACGGCCGACGGCTCCAGCACGCTGTACGTGCCCGCCCTCGACGAACATTACCACTCCACCCACGGCGCCATTCAGGAGGCGCAGCACGTGTACCTGGGCGCGGGCCTAGCCCCCGTGATGGCCGCCGCCACGGGCATGGTGTGGGTGCTGGAAGTTGGCTTCGGCACCGGCCTGAACGCCCTGCTCACGCTGCAGTACAGCCTGGCCAGCCCCCACCCCATCTTCTACGATACCATTGAGAAGTACCCGCTGCCACCGGCCGTTATCGGGCAGCTGGGCGTGGAGCGCTACGTACTCAACCCCGAGCTGCTCGACTACCACGAGCAGATTCATGCTGCCGGCTGGAACACGCCAGTGGCCCTCACGCCGCAGTTTGCGCTGCTGAAGCTGGCCGGCGAGCTGCAGCACACGCCCCTGGCCGAAGACACCTACCACGTCATCTACTTCGACGCCTTCGCGCCCGAAAAGCAGCCCGACATGTGGACCGACGACATCTTCCGGCAGTTGTACGCCGCCACCGCGCCGGGCGGCTGCTTGGTGAGCTACTGCGCCAAAGGCAGCTTCAAGCGCAGTCTGCAGGCCGCTGGCTGGCAGGTAGAGCGGATTCCGGGCCCGCCCGGCAAGCGCGAAATGACGCGGGCCTGGAAGCGGGGGTAA
- a CDS encoding NAD-dependent epimerase/dehydratase family protein yields MATPSTSAATPGDTILVIGAGGQLGLELTHELRQMYGASNVVAADVRPPQDAETTQAGPFELLDVLDKNRLEDVMRQYKPTQVYHLAALLSATAEKNPKFGWQLNMDGLFHVLDAAVDLGVRQVYWPSSIAVFGPDTPRDNTPQLTIMNPNTVYGISKLAGEQWCEWYFRKHSLDVRSLRYPGLIGYKSLPGGGTTDYAVDIYHKAVAGENFECFLKEDTYLPMMYMPDALKATLDLMHAPADNIQVRSSYNLGAMSFSPKEITASIQRHYPDFQVTYQPDQRQQIADSWPASIDDSKARHDWNWQPQFTLDKMTDDMLLHLKEAVVLK; encoded by the coding sequence ATGGCTACACCCAGCACTTCCGCCGCCACCCCCGGCGACACCATCCTCGTTATCGGCGCCGGCGGACAGCTGGGCCTGGAGCTCACCCACGAGCTGCGCCAGATGTACGGCGCTTCCAACGTAGTGGCCGCCGACGTGCGCCCCCCCCAGGACGCCGAAACCACTCAGGCCGGCCCCTTTGAGCTGCTGGATGTGCTGGATAAGAACCGCCTGGAAGACGTGATGCGCCAGTACAAGCCCACGCAGGTATACCACCTGGCGGCGCTGCTGTCGGCCACGGCCGAGAAGAACCCTAAGTTTGGCTGGCAGCTGAACATGGACGGCTTGTTTCACGTGCTGGATGCAGCCGTGGACCTGGGTGTGCGGCAGGTGTACTGGCCCAGCAGCATTGCCGTGTTCGGCCCCGATACCCCGCGCGACAACACGCCCCAGCTCACCATCATGAACCCCAACACGGTGTACGGCATCAGCAAGCTGGCCGGGGAGCAGTGGTGCGAGTGGTACTTCCGCAAGCACAGCCTGGATGTGCGCAGCCTGCGCTACCCCGGCCTCATCGGCTACAAGAGCCTACCCGGTGGTGGCACCACCGACTACGCCGTGGACATTTACCACAAAGCCGTGGCCGGCGAGAACTTCGAGTGCTTCCTGAAAGAGGACACTTACCTGCCCATGATGTACATGCCCGACGCGCTGAAGGCCACCCTGGACCTGATGCATGCCCCGGCCGACAACATCCAGGTGCGCAGCTCCTACAACCTGGGCGCCATGAGCTTCAGCCCGAAGGAAATTACGGCCAGCATCCAGCGCCACTACCCCGATTTCCAGGTCACCTACCAGCCCGACCAGCGCCAGCAGATTGCCGACTCCTGGCCCGCCAGCATCGACGACAGCAAAGCCCGCCACGACTGGAACTGGCAGCCCCAGTTCACGCTGGACAAGATGACCGACGACATGCTGCTGCACCTCAAGGAAGCCGTGGTACTGAAGTAG